The proteins below come from a single Malus domestica chromosome 03, GDT2T_hap1 genomic window:
- the LOC103427256 gene encoding early nodulin-like protein 18 — protein sequence MELLIFLQRKSSCSSLCFLLLLLPLVFSFSGISVVEGYKNYTVGDSSGWYAAVNYQKWADAKTFSLGDFLIFNTDTNHSVVQTYNLTTYKLCDYNDALENDTMQWSAADPSNMAIHDVSVAVPLVREGMNYFFSGDYDGEQCKNGQHFKITVSHGQGLPKSLQNPAVQSPSPASGPGRQSAGDGDNDDGSVPDTIVPASFDHPKEDDTATGDHDKDSSGSLCVKHKHGLLFRVFIFLGFLYCCLW from the exons ATGGAGTTATTAATATTCCTACAGAGAAAGTCCAGCTGCAGCAGCttgtgttttcttcttcttcttcttcctcttgtgTTTTCGTTTTCAGGAATATCAGTTGTTGAAGGTTACAAGAATTACACAGTGGGGGACTCTTCCGGTTGGTACGCAGCTGTTAACTATCAGAAATGGGCTGACGCCAAGACATTCAGCTTGGGAGATTTTCTAA TTTTTAATACGGACACCAACCACTCGGTTGTGCAAACATATAACTTGACAACCTACAAGCTGTGCGATTACAACGATGCTCTAGAAAACGATACGATGCAATGGTCGGCCGCGGACCCGTCAAACATGGCCATACATGACGTCTCAGTGGCAGTGCCTTTGGTAAGAGAAGGGATGAACTATTTCTTTTCAGGGGATTATGATGGCGAGCAATGCAAGAACGGACAGCACTTTAAGATCACCGTCTCTCACGGACAAGGTTTGCCAAAGAGTTTACAGAACCCAGCCGTTCAGTCCCCAAGCCCAGCAAGCGGTCCCGGCCGGCAGTCTGCAGGTGATGGCGACAATGATGATGGTTCTGTCCCAGATACCATTGTTCCCGCCAGTTTCGACCATCCCAAAGAGGATGACACTGCCACTGGCGATCATGATAAAGATTCATCTGGATCACTTTGTGTGAAGCACAAGCACGGGTTGCTATTtagggttttcatttttttagggtttctcTACTGCTGCCTCTGGTGA